The region ACGTAGTTATTCAGCGTCAGCTTCCCCTCCAGATCGAACAGGGAATAGTAGACCACCAGCAGCACCGGCGCAATGACAAACAGTGCGATCCAGAGATAGTACGGGATGAGATAATACGACTTCCCCTTACTCATCATGGCTCTCCACCTCGGCGTAAGCCTCCAGACGCTTGTCGAACTCTTCCTCCGTTTCACCGAAACGCATAACATGGATCGCTTCCGGGTCAAAATACAGCCCGATCTCGGAGCCAACCTCAGCCTTACGGGTGGAATGGACGAGCCATTCATGGCCTGAGCCGTCGTAGCAGCTGATTTCGTAGTGAACCCCGCGGAACAGCTGGGAATCCACACGCACCTTCAGCTTGCCCGCTTCCAGGGTGGCAATCTCCAGATCCTCAGGGCGGATCACAACCTCCACTGCTTCATTCGGCTTCAGACCGGCATCGACACATTCGAACCGGTGTCCGTTAAATTCAACCACATAGTCCTCAATCATCACAGCCGGCACGATATTCGACTCTCCGATGAAGTCGGCCACGAACCGGTTAATCGGTTCATCGTAGATATCATTAGGCGTGCCGCTCTGCTCAATTTTGCCGCCGTTCATGACGAAGATCCAGTCGGACATCGCCAGCGCCTCTTCCTGGTCATGGGTAACGAAGATGAAGGTGATTCCCAGCCGCTGCTGCATCTCCCGCAGAATATACTGCATCTCGGTACGCAGCTTCAGATCAAGCGCAGATAACGGCTCGTCCAGCAGCAGTACCTGCGGTTCATTGACAATGGCGCGCGCAATGGCGACACGCTGTCTCTGCCCGCCGGACATTTCATTAATGGCCCGCTGATCATAGCCGACCAGGTTGACGAAGCGCAGCGCTTCCTGTACCTTTTGCTGAATTACATCCTTCTTCAGCTTCTTGATGCGCAGTCCAAACGCCACATTCTCGAATACGTTCAGATGCGGAAACAGCGCATAGTCCTGAAACACTGTATTGACCTGCCGCTCATTGGCGGGAATGTGGTTGATTTTTTTGCCGTTCAGATAGATCGAACCTTCAGTCGGCTCCGCGAAGCCGGCGATTAGACGCAGAATGGTCGTTTTTCCGCAGCCCGAAGGGCCCAGCAGCGTGTAGAATTTACCGCGTTCAATTTCGAAGCTCACGCCTTTGAGTACAGCCTCTTCGTCGTCGTATTGCTTAATCACCTGGTCAAAAGAAATAATAGTGCCTTCCGGGGTAGCTATAGCTAACAACCTCCCTTACCTTATGTATTACAACCTATTTTACCCGCTTCTTGCGGGAGACAATCCGGCAGCGGCATGCTCAGCACGGATAAGCGACAATTCCTGCCTTGGTTCGACAGACTTCAATATATATAGCATAAAGGAATCCTGCAATATATGCGATAGCTTACATTGTGAAATCACGCACAAAAACTTAACAAGTTCGTAAAATCTTGCCCGCCTCCGGCCTGTTTTGAGGTGCTATAATGAAAACGGATGAAAACCATAAAATTTTTCCTATTTACATGAAAGAAGATGACAAACATGAACGAGGGCTTACAAGAGCGCCTTGAAAAGTTCGGATTATCCTTATATATGATACGGATTACGCTCGCCGCTTCGCTCTCGTGGCTGGCCGTGCACATTATCTACGGGGACCATTACCTGTACTTCGCACCGCTGGCGGCGATTCTGATTACCCAGAGCAGCGTCAAGGCCTCCCTTGAAAAAGGCGTCTACCGCATGACCGGCGTGGTCCTTGGCGGCATCGTCAGCCTGATCGTAGGCAAGTTCTTCGATGTGGGCGCGCTGTCGATTCTACTGATGCTGCTGATTGGCATTGGGGTGGCTACAGCCTGCCGGATCAATATCCAGGCCGTCTCCCAGGTCGGCGTCACCTCGGTGCTTGCACTCACCTTCTATCATGACCAATATATCGTCTGGAGAGTCGCCGAGACGCTGATCGGCGTGCTGATTGCCCTAATCATCAATATGATTATCGTGCCGCCCAAGAGCTTCGTCAAGGTCAAGGACCTGGCGCTGAAGGGCAGCCTGACCTTATCTGATGCTTTAACCGGATTTGCTGCAAGCGGCCGGGATGCCGCGCAGGCCAAGGCTGCTCTTGAGCGCTCCGGCGAGCTGCTGAAGAAGAGCGACCGGTTGCAGAAGGAGATGCATTACACGCTGTCCCATTACCAGTGCCGTAAGGACATTGGCAAGCTGACACAGTCGACCACCCATCTCATCAAGGTGCACTCCTATGTCAAAGCCATAAGCGAAGAGATCGCTCTGCTGCCGGCCCATTATGCCGCCGCTGATTGGATGCTGGAGGTTGTAACCGCAACGGCAGACTGTATCGCCCTGTACGGCACACGGACGCTATCGGATGCCGAATGCAGCGGACGTTCACTCCCCGAGAGTCTGAGAAGAGCCCGCGATGTGCAGCTCGCCTGGTTCTCGCAGCTGCAGGATCAGTGCCCGCTCGCAGCCTTCCGTGATCTCGGTGCGGTATTCTCCCACCTGAACCGGATTCTTGAAGAGATCGAACGCGCCGATTACGCGGCCCTTTCCACCGCACCACAGCATGTCAAGGCACAGCCTGCACGCGCCATCCAATTCATACAAAAAGGACTCTTCCACAAGCTATAAGCTTGGGAGGGTCCTTTTTTTTTGTGTTCTAACCATGCCGGCCACTCTGCACCCACCCGGCTCTCCAGCTCGCC is a window of Paenibacillus sp. FSL H3-0469 DNA encoding:
- a CDS encoding ABC transporter ATP-binding protein, which translates into the protein MLAIATPEGTIISFDQVIKQYDDEEAVLKGVSFEIERGKFYTLLGPSGCGKTTILRLIAGFAEPTEGSIYLNGKKINHIPANERQVNTVFQDYALFPHLNVFENVAFGLRIKKLKKDVIQQKVQEALRFVNLVGYDQRAINEMSGGQRQRVAIARAIVNEPQVLLLDEPLSALDLKLRTEMQYILREMQQRLGITFIFVTHDQEEALAMSDWIFVMNGGKIEQSGTPNDIYDEPINRFVADFIGESNIVPAVMIEDYVVEFNGHRFECVDAGLKPNEAVEVVIRPEDLEIATLEAGKLKVRVDSQLFRGVHYEISCYDGSGHEWLVHSTRKAEVGSEIGLYFDPEAIHVMRFGETEEEFDKRLEAYAEVESHDE
- a CDS encoding FUSC family protein; this translates as MNEGLQERLEKFGLSLYMIRITLAASLSWLAVHIIYGDHYLYFAPLAAILITQSSVKASLEKGVYRMTGVVLGGIVSLIVGKFFDVGALSILLMLLIGIGVATACRINIQAVSQVGVTSVLALTFYHDQYIVWRVAETLIGVLIALIINMIIVPPKSFVKVKDLALKGSLTLSDALTGFAASGRDAAQAKAALERSGELLKKSDRLQKEMHYTLSHYQCRKDIGKLTQSTTHLIKVHSYVKAISEEIALLPAHYAAADWMLEVVTATADCIALYGTRTLSDAECSGRSLPESLRRARDVQLAWFSQLQDQCPLAAFRDLGAVFSHLNRILEEIERADYAALSTAPQHVKAQPARAIQFIQKGLFHKL